A segment of the Vibrio aquimaris genome:
CGAATCGAAAGACAGTTTGTTGTCTTTCCAAAGTGATGAGGATACCCAAAGCGAGAGTTTGGGAATGTGAAAGTCTTGGCTGCCATCCGTTATATCGACGTCTGTGAGAGTAAGTTGGTAGGGTGGCGAGTATGCTGCCTGCTGCACTTTTATTGTATAAGGTAAAAATTGGTCCAGAATGACATTGACAATTTTCCCTGAATAAGGCGATTGGAGCAGAAAAAACAGTGAGACTATCAACAAGCTGCTTACACAAACTATGATAACAGAGGTGATGACGAAAACTTTTTTTAACATTCCAACCTTCTCCCAGTTCAGACTTCAGCTAGCTTGGAACATTTTTCTTTTTCAGGCAACAAAAAGCCCCTTTAACTAGGGGCTTAACATCTAAATTTACCGACTTGCTTGCTTTGTTACTTGAAATAATATCGAGGTAACTAAAGCTTACACTGCGTTAGTCAAGCTGAGGGCCAGCCGCGACTAAAGATTTACCTTCATCATTGTCTGTATATTTAGCAAAGTTGTTGATAAAGCGCTGAGCAAGGTCTTTGGCTTTATTTTCCCACTCTTGAGGGTCTGCATACGTGTCGCGAGGATCCAATATGCCAGAATCGACATCATGCAACGCGGTTGGAACCTCTAGGTTGAAGATAGGAATATGCTTAGTGTCTGCGTTTTCAATTGAGCCATCTAGAATAGCATCTATAATTCCGCGAGTATCCTGAATCGAGATTCGTTTACCACTACCATTCCAACCCGTGTTGACGAGATATGCTTCTGCGCCTGCCGCTTCCATACGTTTAACCAGTACTTCAGCATATTTGGTTGGATGAAGGGTTAGGAAAGCTGCGCCAAAACACGCTGAGAAAGTTGGTGTTGGCTCGGTAATTCCACGTTCGGTACCAGCAAGTTTTGCCGTAAAGCCTGAGAGGAAATGGTACTTCGTTTGTTCCGGCGTTAGCTTAGATACTGGTGGTAATACCCCAAATGCATCGGCTGACAGGAAGATAACCTTATTGGCATGCCCACCCTTTGATACAGGCTTGACGATATTCTCTATGTGCTCGATCGGGTAAGATACACGAGTGTTTTCAGTTTTAGAACCATCATCAAAGTCGATAGAGCCATCGCTAAGCACAGTGACATTCTCTAGCAATGCATCGCGTCTGATGGCATTGTATATATCAGGTTCAGCTTCTTTAGATAGCTTAATGGTTTTGGCATAGCAGCCACCTTCAAAGTTGAACACGCCGTCATCATCCCAGCCATGTTCGTCATCACCAATGAGTGCGCGCTTAGGATCGGTTGATAGGGTTGTCTTACCTGTTCCTGAGAGACCAAAGAACACTGCAACATCGCCATCTTTACCCATGTTCGCAGAGCAGTGCATAGAGGCAATATCTTTCAAGGGTAAGAAATAGTTCATCATGGCGAACATGCCTTTTTTCATCTCGCCGCCGTACCATGTACCACCGATAAGCTGCATGCGCTCAGTTAGGTTAAATACAGTAAAGTTCTCTGAATTCAGACCGTGTTCTTGCCATTTTTTATTAGTACATTTAGCTCCGTTCATGACCACAAAGTCGGGTTCAAATGTCTTTAATTCTTCTTCGCTAGGGCGAATGAACATATTTTTGACAAAGTGTGCTTGCCACGCAACTTCAGTAATCACGCGGATGCTTAGGCGAGTATCTGGGTTGGCCCCGCAATAGCCATCAACCACAAAGACACGTTTGCCAGAGAGTTGGCTGGTAACCTCGTCTTTAAGGTCATTCCACACTTGCTGTGTGATCGGCTTGTTGTCATTTTTTACCGCGTCAGAAGTCCACCACATGTGCTCTTCTGTCGTTGCATCTTTTACTATGTACTTATCTTTCGGTGAGCGCCCAGTAAAAATACCAGTGTCCACAGCCACGGCACCTAGTTCTGTTACCACGCCTTTTTCATAACCTTGTAGGTCGGCGCGAGTTTCTTCTTCGAACAGCATTTCGTAACTTGGGTTGCGAACAACCTCTTTTACGTTGTGAAGCCCATGTTTGGTAAGATCAATTGTTGCAGCCTGTGCATGCTCCATAACGGTCATAGGTGCTCCTTGTAGGAATATATCTTAGGGATGTTCTAATAATGTTTTAGTGGTTATCTGCTCACCATGCTAACAACGGGTGCTGGGCAAAACAG
Coding sequences within it:
- the pckA gene encoding phosphoenolpyruvate carboxykinase (ATP); amino-acid sequence: MTVMEHAQAATIDLTKHGLHNVKEVVRNPSYEMLFEEETRADLQGYEKGVVTELGAVAVDTGIFTGRSPKDKYIVKDATTEEHMWWTSDAVKNDNKPITQQVWNDLKDEVTSQLSGKRVFVVDGYCGANPDTRLSIRVITEVAWQAHFVKNMFIRPSEEELKTFEPDFVVMNGAKCTNKKWQEHGLNSENFTVFNLTERMQLIGGTWYGGEMKKGMFAMMNYFLPLKDIASMHCSANMGKDGDVAVFFGLSGTGKTTLSTDPKRALIGDDEHGWDDDGVFNFEGGCYAKTIKLSKEAEPDIYNAIRRDALLENVTVLSDGSIDFDDGSKTENTRVSYPIEHIENIVKPVSKGGHANKVIFLSADAFGVLPPVSKLTPEQTKYHFLSGFTAKLAGTERGITEPTPTFSACFGAAFLTLHPTKYAEVLVKRMEAAGAEAYLVNTGWNGSGKRISIQDTRGIIDAILDGSIENADTKHIPIFNLEVPTALHDVDSGILDPRDTYADPQEWENKAKDLAQRFINNFAKYTDNDEGKSLVAAGPQLD